The following are encoded together in the Raineyella sp. LH-20 genome:
- the truB gene encoding tRNA pseudouridine(55) synthase TruB — protein MAAATDQGPSGLLVIDKPAGLTSHDVVARVRRLLGTRKVGHAGTLDPMATGVLILGVGRATRLLGHLALHDKAYDATIRLGQTTVTDDADGEVVASAGAVGATDTAIRTAMAALTGDIAQRPSAVSAIKVDGQRSYARVRAGEQVELAARPVTVSRFDLLARRDGQIDGVAVVDLDVTVECSTGTYVRALARDLGEALGTGGHLTALRRTRVGGFDLDMAQSLPERDRAARDAAAQDAAAQDADASPLAVLAMDEAVRSCFPSLDLDEAAADEVGYGRALRGLSLPACLTALYGPDGTFLALYRQVGPDARPEAVFAPH, from the coding sequence GTGGCGGCTGCGACCGACCAGGGCCCCTCAGGGCTCCTCGTCATCGATAAGCCGGCGGGCCTGACCTCTCACGACGTGGTGGCCAGGGTCCGTCGGCTCCTCGGCACCCGCAAGGTCGGCCACGCCGGCACGCTCGATCCGATGGCCACCGGTGTGCTCATCCTCGGGGTCGGCCGGGCCACCCGGCTGCTCGGTCACCTGGCGCTGCACGACAAGGCGTACGACGCCACGATCCGGCTCGGGCAGACGACCGTCACCGACGACGCGGACGGTGAGGTCGTCGCCTCCGCCGGGGCGGTCGGGGCGACCGACACCGCGATCCGTACGGCGATGGCCGCCCTCACCGGCGACATCGCCCAACGTCCCTCGGCGGTCTCGGCGATCAAGGTCGACGGCCAGCGGTCCTACGCCCGGGTCCGGGCCGGGGAACAGGTCGAACTGGCCGCCCGCCCGGTGACCGTGTCGCGATTCGACCTGCTGGCCCGCCGCGACGGGCAGATCGACGGCGTGGCAGTGGTCGACCTCGACGTCACCGTGGAGTGCTCCACCGGAACGTACGTCCGGGCCCTCGCCCGCGACCTGGGCGAGGCGCTCGGCACCGGGGGACACCTCACCGCGCTGCGCCGCACCCGGGTCGGCGGTTTCGACCTCGACATGGCGCAGAGCCTGCCCGAGCGGGATCGTGCGGCTCGGGACGCCGCGGCTCAGGATGCCGCGGCTCAGGATGCCGACGCATCCCCCCTGGCGGTGCTGGCGATGGACGAGGCGGTGCGGTCCTGCTTCCCGTCACTGGACCTCGACGAGGCGGCTGCCGACGAGGTGGGGTACGGACGCGCTCTGCGCGGTCTCAGCCTGCCGGCGTGCCTCACCGCGCTCTACGGGCCCGACGGGACGTTCCTGGCGTTGTATCGTCAGGTCGGCCCGGACGCGCGTCCCGAGGCGGTGTTCGCTCCGCACTGA
- the infB gene encoding translation initiation factor IF-2, translating to MAKVRVYELAKELGVESKEVLKTLNDMGEFVRSASSTIEAPVVRRLKEKMGGSSAAPAPKPTPRPAPRPAAPGPAAPRPAASGSTAPRPAAPRPAAHAAAPEHTERPVPHEPPAQRPARPEAPVAHPQGGARPGPRPHAGGESAGRPAPRPSAPRPAAGPASSPRPAAPGPRPGAAPRPGSTSARPGGPGAPKPGARPGPRPGAPKPGPGGAPTPGPRRGPRPGNNPFASAQGMGTQQRRPRPEGGRPEAGGRPGPGQHPGGPRPAGARPGGPSPAGMPRPNPAMMPKHHSSQLAPAGQQGRGGRTGGPGRGRAGGPGRPGGGFGGGPSTGPSTGGPQGRGGGRGRGGTQGAFGRPGGPSRRGRKSKKQRRQEFDEMEAPTIGGVRIRKGEGATVRLRRGASLSDLAEKIGVDPAALVQVLFSLGEMVTATQSVADDTLQLLGAELDYTIQVVSPEDEDRELLESFDIEFGEDEGGEEDLEARPPVVTVMGHVDHGKTKLLDAYRHSNVVAKEAGGITQSIGAYQVATEVDETERRITFIDTPGHEAFTAMRARGAKSTDIAVLVVAADDGVMPQTIEALNHALAADVPVVVAVNKIDKPAADPQKVRGQMAEYGLVPEEYGGDTMFVDVSAVTGAGLDDLLEAIVLTADASLDLRANPDMPAQGVSIEAHLDKGRGPVISVLIQRGTLHVGDSVVCGAAHGRVRAMIDSNGDSVEEALPSMPVQVLGLTSVPGAGDTFLCVEDDRMARQIAEQREARKRAAQQAMGARRKTLDQIFEQMEKGETQELALILKGDSAGSVEALEDALLKIDVGEDISVRIIDRGVGAITETNVSLASASGAVIIGYNVRAQGKATQLADQENVDIRYYSIIYQAIDEVEAALKGMLKPIFEEVVLGQAEIRQIFKSSKVGVIAGVMVQDGIMRRHAKARVLRDGVVVADTEINTLRREKDDATEVREGFECGLTLSGYSDIRVDDIIETYEMREKPRD from the coding sequence GTGGCAAAGGTCCGTGTCTACGAGCTCGCCAAGGAGCTCGGAGTCGAGAGCAAGGAAGTCCTGAAGACCCTGAACGACATGGGTGAGTTCGTTCGGTCGGCGTCGTCGACCATCGAGGCGCCCGTGGTCCGACGACTGAAGGAGAAGATGGGCGGTTCGTCTGCGGCCCCCGCACCCAAGCCGACCCCCCGGCCCGCGCCGCGTCCTGCGGCGCCGGGCCCGGCTGCGCCGCGTCCTGCGGCGTCCGGGTCGACCGCGCCGCGTCCTGCGGCCCCCCGCCCGGCAGCCCATGCTGCCGCACCGGAGCACACGGAGCGTCCGGTGCCCCACGAGCCCCCGGCGCAGCGCCCTGCTCGCCCCGAGGCCCCCGTAGCCCACCCGCAGGGCGGCGCCCGCCCGGGCCCGCGCCCGCACGCCGGTGGCGAGTCCGCCGGGCGTCCGGCGCCCCGTCCGAGTGCCCCGCGTCCTGCCGCAGGTCCCGCGTCCTCTCCGCGTCCCGCCGCGCCCGGCCCGCGTCCCGGTGCCGCTCCGCGTCCGGGCAGCACCTCCGCCCGTCCGGGTGGTCCCGGTGCGCCGAAGCCCGGCGCCCGTCCGGGTCCCCGTCCCGGGGCCCCGAAGCCCGGGCCCGGTGGCGCCCCGACCCCCGGTCCGCGCCGTGGTCCGCGTCCGGGCAACAACCCGTTCGCCTCGGCCCAGGGCATGGGCACCCAGCAGCGGCGTCCGCGCCCCGAGGGTGGCCGTCCGGAGGCCGGTGGCCGTCCGGGTCCCGGTCAGCACCCCGGTGGTCCGCGTCCGGCGGGCGCCCGTCCCGGTGGTCCGTCTCCGGCGGGCATGCCGCGTCCCAACCCGGCGATGATGCCCAAGCACCACTCCTCGCAGCTGGCTCCGGCCGGCCAGCAGGGTCGTGGTGGTCGCACCGGCGGCCCGGGTCGTGGTCGTGCCGGCGGTCCCGGTCGTCCCGGCGGCGGTTTCGGCGGCGGTCCCAGCACGGGCCCGAGCACCGGTGGCCCGCAGGGTCGTGGCGGTGGCCGCGGTCGTGGCGGCACGCAGGGTGCCTTCGGGCGTCCGGGTGGCCCGTCGCGTCGTGGACGCAAGTCGAAGAAGCAGCGTCGTCAAGAGTTCGACGAGATGGAAGCACCGACGATCGGTGGCGTGCGCATCCGCAAGGGTGAGGGCGCGACCGTACGGCTGCGTCGTGGCGCGTCGTTGTCCGACCTCGCCGAGAAGATCGGTGTGGATCCGGCGGCCCTGGTGCAGGTGCTGTTCTCGCTGGGCGAGATGGTGACCGCGACCCAGTCGGTGGCCGATGACACGCTGCAGCTGCTCGGTGCCGAGTTGGACTACACCATCCAGGTCGTCTCGCCTGAGGACGAGGACCGCGAACTGCTGGAGTCCTTCGACATCGAGTTCGGTGAGGACGAGGGCGGTGAGGAGGACCTCGAGGCCCGCCCGCCGGTCGTCACCGTCATGGGTCACGTCGACCATGGCAAGACGAAGCTGCTGGACGCCTACCGCCACTCGAACGTGGTGGCCAAGGAGGCCGGTGGCATCACCCAGAGCATCGGTGCCTACCAGGTGGCCACCGAGGTCGACGAGACCGAGCGTCGGATCACCTTCATCGACACCCCTGGTCACGAGGCGTTCACCGCCATGCGTGCCCGTGGTGCCAAGTCGACCGACATCGCGGTGCTGGTCGTGGCCGCCGATGACGGCGTGATGCCGCAGACGATCGAGGCGCTGAACCACGCGCTGGCCGCCGATGTGCCTGTCGTGGTCGCGGTGAACAAGATCGACAAGCCGGCGGCGGATCCGCAGAAGGTCCGCGGCCAGATGGCCGAGTACGGTCTGGTTCCCGAGGAGTACGGCGGCGACACCATGTTCGTCGACGTGTCCGCGGTGACCGGCGCCGGTCTGGACGACCTGCTCGAGGCGATCGTGCTGACGGCGGACGCCTCCCTGGACCTGCGGGCCAACCCGGACATGCCGGCGCAGGGTGTCTCCATCGAGGCGCACCTCGACAAGGGCCGCGGCCCGGTCATCTCGGTGCTGATCCAGCGCGGCACGCTGCACGTCGGCGACTCGGTGGTGTGTGGGGCGGCCCACGGCCGTGTCCGCGCCATGATCGACAGCAACGGCGACTCGGTCGAGGAGGCGCTGCCGTCGATGCCGGTGCAGGTGCTGGGTCTGACCTCGGTACCCGGCGCGGGGGACACCTTCCTGTGCGTCGAGGACGACCGGATGGCCCGCCAGATCGCCGAACAGCGCGAGGCGCGCAAGCGTGCGGCGCAGCAGGCGATGGGTGCCCGGCGCAAGACGCTGGACCAGATCTTCGAGCAGATGGAGAAGGGCGAGACGCAGGAGCTGGCCCTCATCCTCAAGGGCGACTCGGCCGGTTCGGTCGAAGCACTGGAGGACGCGCTGCTAAAGATCGACGTCGGCGAGGACATCTCGGTGCGGATCATCGACCGCGGTGTGGGTGCCATCACCGAGACCAACGTCAGCCTGGCGTCGGCCTCCGGCGCGGTCATCATCGGCTACAACGTGCGTGCCCAGGGGAAGGCGACTCAGCTCGCCGACCAGGAGAACGTCGACATCCGCTACTACTCGATCATCTACCAGGCGATCGACGAGGTGGAGGCCGCGCTCAAGGGCATGCTCAAGCCGATCTTCGAGGAGGTCGTGCTCGGTCAGGCGGAGATCCGTCAGATCTTCAAGTCCTCCAAGGTCGGTGTCATCGCCGGTGTCATGGTCCAGGACGGCATCATGCGGCGCCACGCCAAGGCGCGGGTGCTGCGGGACGGCGTCGTGGTGGCGGACACGGAGATCAACACCCTGCGTCGGGAGAAGGACGATGCGACCGAGGTCCGCGAGGGCTTCGAGTGTGGTCTGACCCTCTCCGGGTACTCCGACATCCGCGTGGACGACATCATCGAGACGTACGAGATGCGGGAGAAGCCGCGCGACTGA
- a CDS encoding YlxR family protein, whose translation MVRPPSSHVPERTCVGCRGRSAKSGLVRLVWDRTASCVALDPDGTAPGRGAWVHPDPHCCDLAMRRRAVGRALRITHVDGEQVAGLLATLASEGRHAPPGSE comes from the coding sequence GTGGTCCGTCCTCCGTCGTCACATGTGCCCGAACGTACGTGTGTCGGATGTCGTGGGCGGTCCGCCAAGTCCGGACTGGTGCGCCTCGTCTGGGATCGTACGGCTTCCTGTGTTGCCCTCGACCCCGACGGGACTGCTCCGGGTCGAGGCGCCTGGGTGCACCCCGACCCCCACTGTTGTGACCTGGCGATGCGGCGCCGCGCCGTGGGTCGAGCCCTGCGTATCACCCACGTCGATGGCGAACAGGTGGCCGGCCTACTGGCCACCCTCGCATCCGAGGGTCGACACGCGCCACCCGGATCTGAGTGA
- the nusA gene encoding transcription termination factor NusA → MDIDMAALRAIEHDKEIPLEVLVSALEEALLTAYHKTDNPVPGARVLLDRKSGKVAVIAPEKDEEGTVVGEYDDTPAGFGRIAAATARQVIFQRIRDAEDEKKYGTFSAIEGDVVMGTVQQDRDNRVVRVDLGDIEAIMPPAEQVSGEDYRHGTRLRVYVVAVRKEAHGPQVVVSRTHPQLVQKLFEREVPEIEQGVVEIKALAREAGHRTKIAVRSHRPDVSAKGACIGPMGQRVRAVMHELNEEKIDIIDWSDDPAVFVGNALSPAKVASVTVVDPAARAARVVVPDYQLSLAIGREGQNARLAARLTGWRIDIHPDNEAAGH, encoded by the coding sequence ATGGACATCGACATGGCTGCGCTGCGGGCGATCGAGCACGACAAGGAGATCCCGCTGGAGGTGCTGGTCTCCGCCCTGGAGGAGGCGCTGCTCACCGCCTACCACAAGACGGACAACCCGGTGCCCGGTGCCCGCGTCCTCCTCGACCGCAAGTCCGGCAAGGTGGCCGTCATCGCCCCCGAGAAGGACGAGGAGGGCACCGTCGTCGGTGAGTACGACGACACGCCCGCCGGGTTCGGCCGGATCGCCGCCGCGACCGCCCGCCAGGTGATCTTCCAGCGGATCCGCGACGCCGAGGACGAGAAGAAGTACGGCACGTTCTCCGCCATCGAGGGCGACGTCGTGATGGGCACCGTCCAGCAGGACCGCGACAACCGGGTGGTCCGGGTCGACCTCGGTGACATCGAGGCGATCATGCCGCCGGCCGAGCAGGTCTCGGGGGAGGACTACCGGCACGGCACCCGGCTGCGGGTGTACGTCGTCGCGGTGCGCAAGGAAGCCCACGGCCCGCAGGTCGTGGTGTCGCGGACCCACCCGCAGCTGGTGCAGAAGCTGTTCGAGCGGGAGGTCCCGGAGATCGAACAGGGTGTCGTCGAGATCAAGGCGCTGGCCCGTGAGGCGGGGCACCGTACGAAGATCGCCGTCCGCTCCCACCGGCCGGACGTCTCCGCCAAGGGCGCCTGCATCGGTCCGATGGGCCAGCGGGTGCGTGCGGTGATGCACGAGCTGAACGAGGAGAAGATCGACATCATCGACTGGTCGGACGACCCGGCCGTCTTCGTCGGCAACGCCCTGTCGCCGGCCAAGGTCGCCTCGGTCACCGTGGTCGATCCGGCGGCCCGGGCCGCGCGGGTGGTCGTGCCCGACTACCAGCTGTCGCTGGCGATCGGCCGTGAGGGCCAGAACGCCCGACTGGCCGCCCGGCTCACCGGCTGGCGGATCGACATCCATCCGGACAACGAGGCCGCCGGCCACTGA
- the rimP gene encoding ribosome maturation factor RimP, translating into MDERQLIAVIEPVLARHELELDALDIIPAGKRVLLRVTVDGDGPEGHGPLIDDIAEASRDLSDALDEADATGAGAYTLEVSSRGVNRPLTLPRHWRRNAGRLVRITTTEGETFQARIVASDAEGVDLLIEPEDPRPGKGTAVERRCAYADITKARVQVEMKRQDKEED; encoded by the coding sequence ATGGACGAACGGCAACTCATCGCGGTCATCGAGCCGGTGCTCGCCCGCCACGAGCTCGAGCTCGACGCACTGGACATCATCCCGGCGGGCAAGCGTGTGCTGCTGCGGGTGACCGTGGACGGTGACGGCCCCGAGGGCCACGGCCCGTTGATCGACGACATCGCCGAGGCGTCCCGGGACCTGTCCGACGCGCTTGACGAGGCCGACGCGACCGGGGCCGGTGCGTACACCCTGGAGGTGTCCTCGCGCGGTGTGAATCGCCCGCTCACCCTGCCGCGGCACTGGCGACGCAATGCCGGCCGGCTGGTGCGGATCACCACCACCGAGGGGGAGACCTTCCAGGCCCGGATCGTGGCGAGCGACGCCGAGGGCGTCGACCTGCTGATCGAGCCGGAGGACCCGCGTCCCGGCAAGGGGACCGCGGTCGAGCGGCGCTGTGCGTACGCCGACATCACCAAGGCACGTGTCCAGGTCGAGATGAAGCGCCAGGACAAGGAGGAGGACTGA
- a CDS encoding DUF4439 domain-containing protein: MLTRRGMLVTAVGSVLAGATGCSRRNPTIIGRPSAAPSVTSAAAAVDPGPYAALAAGLAAAVRGGAAGTDRLGDYRDRAASAFDAHASLLAATSRPGTAPGGGLADAAGAAAGRFLAAPARGVLAARLASAGAYAAAVGSLAGATAPRTPTDAPSSDTIASLGDAEAMSALVAQLHAAIFAAQAAVAQLSGEDAAWARTLLSHHLAARDGLAAELGRRSVRVPVAAVAYAIDRPTDTASAVALLARVEAAVLPDACRLVRAATDETVRTLGATTLEDAAVAVARSGGALPVWPGWA, translated from the coding sequence GTGCTGACGCGTCGAGGAATGCTGGTCACCGCCGTAGGCAGCGTGCTGGCCGGTGCCACCGGATGCTCCCGGCGGAACCCGACCATCATCGGTCGTCCGAGTGCCGCGCCGTCGGTGACCTCCGCCGCCGCAGCGGTCGATCCCGGCCCGTACGCCGCACTCGCGGCCGGTCTGGCCGCCGCGGTCCGCGGTGGCGCCGCGGGCACCGACCGGCTGGGCGACTACCGGGATCGGGCCGCGAGCGCGTTCGATGCCCACGCCTCGCTCCTCGCGGCCACCAGCAGGCCCGGCACCGCGCCCGGCGGTGGCCTGGCCGACGCGGCCGGCGCCGCGGCCGGCCGCTTCCTCGCCGCGCCCGCCCGTGGGGTGCTCGCAGCCCGGCTGGCGTCCGCCGGAGCGTACGCCGCCGCGGTCGGCTCCCTGGCCGGCGCCACCGCCCCGCGGACCCCGACCGACGCCCCCTCGTCCGACACGATCGCCTCCCTGGGGGACGCCGAGGCGATGTCAGCCCTGGTGGCGCAACTGCACGCTGCGATCTTCGCGGCCCAGGCCGCCGTCGCCCAACTGTCCGGCGAGGACGCAGCGTGGGCCAGAACTCTGCTGTCCCACCACCTCGCCGCCCGGGACGGACTCGCCGCCGAACTGGGCCGGCGCTCCGTCCGGGTGCCGGTCGCCGCGGTGGCGTACGCCATCGACCGGCCTACCGACACGGCCTCGGCGGTCGCCCTGCTGGCGCGGGTCGAGGCGGCGGTGCTGCCGGACGCCTGCCGACTGGTCCGTGCCGCCACCGACGAGACGGTGCGCACGCTCGGCGCCACGACCCTCGAGGACGCGGCGGTCGCGGTGGCCCGCTCCGGCGGCGCACTGCCGGTCTGGCCCGGCTGGGCCTGA
- a CDS encoding sulfite exporter TauE/SafE family protein, translated as MLEGLAGISPWIVAGLVGVAFVAGWVDAIVGGGGLIQLPALLLGLPADTPVATISGTNKISSFAGTSTATATYLRTIRVDWRDTAPLMVGAALGSAVGARLVTLLPKQWFTPFVLVALVVVGGYLWRRPQFGLESHVRHTGAGLAVRSAAIGLGVGLYDGFLGPGTGTFFMILIVGVLGHGFLAASARAKLANVATNLAAIVTLAPHIHWTLGLMMAAANVTGGVTGARMALRHGNAFIRKVLLVVVAALVVRLSYDLVMQFR; from the coding sequence GTGCTCGAGGGCCTCGCCGGGATCTCCCCGTGGATCGTCGCCGGACTTGTCGGCGTGGCCTTCGTCGCGGGCTGGGTGGACGCGATCGTCGGTGGCGGCGGGCTGATCCAGCTGCCCGCCCTGCTGCTCGGGCTGCCCGCCGACACCCCGGTGGCGACCATCTCGGGCACCAACAAGATCTCCTCGTTCGCCGGGACCAGCACGGCCACGGCGACGTATCTGCGGACGATCCGGGTCGACTGGCGTGACACGGCGCCGCTGATGGTCGGAGCGGCGCTCGGGTCGGCGGTCGGCGCACGGCTGGTGACGCTGCTGCCGAAGCAGTGGTTCACCCCGTTCGTGCTGGTCGCCCTGGTGGTGGTCGGCGGCTACCTGTGGCGGCGCCCGCAGTTCGGGCTGGAGTCGCACGTACGCCACACCGGCGCGGGCCTGGCGGTCCGCTCCGCGGCGATCGGCCTCGGCGTCGGCCTGTACGACGGCTTCCTCGGGCCGGGCACCGGCACCTTCTTCATGATCCTGATCGTCGGGGTGCTCGGACATGGCTTCCTGGCGGCCAGCGCCCGGGCCAAGCTGGCCAACGTCGCCACCAATCTGGCCGCCATCGTCACGCTCGCGCCGCACATCCACTGGACGCTGGGATTGATGATGGCCGCCGCCAACGTCACCGGCGGCGTGACCGGCGCCCGGATGGCGCTGCGGCACGGCAACGCCTTCATCCGCAAGGTGCTGTTGGTGGTGGTCGCCGCGCTGGTGGTCCGCCTGTCGTACGACCTGGTGATGCAGTTCCGCTGA
- a CDS encoding proline--tRNA ligase — protein MSALFVRTLREDPADAEVPSHRWLVRAGYIRRAAPGIYTWLPLGLRVLHKVEDIVREEMDAIGAQEVHFPALLPREPYELTDRWVEYGPNLFRLQDRKGNDMLLGPTHEEMFTLLVKDLYSSYKDLPLTLYQIQTKYRDEARPRAGLLRGREFVMKDSYSFDIDDAGLQAAYDKHRAAYIRIFDRLGLDYAIVQAMSGAMGGSASEEFLAVAENGEDTFVRSPGGYAANVEAVRIGSPAPLPYDDVPAAHVEDTPASTTIDALVQVANDLQRRADRPWHGGDTLKNVVFMLEYPDGTKEPLAIGLPGDREVDEKRLEAQVEPAVAVPFGEEDFAAYPSLVKGYIGPGVLGEKNASGVKYLTDPRVVEGTRWITGADADQRHVFDLVCGRDFTSDGVIDVAEIREGDASPDGSGPLQLARGIEMGHIFQLGRKYADALGLKVLDQNGKQVTVTMGSYGVGVSRAVAAVAEHTCDDKGLCWPRALAPYDVQVVATGKGAEIAAYAAELAGALDAAGIAVLLDDRKASPGVKFADAELLGMPTTVVVGRGLASGLVELRDRATGTSEEVPVAEVVDRVVAAVRG, from the coding sequence ATGTCCGCGCTGTTCGTCCGCACCCTCCGCGAGGACCCGGCGGACGCCGAGGTGCCCAGCCACCGCTGGCTGGTGCGTGCCGGGTACATCCGTCGCGCCGCGCCGGGCATCTACACCTGGCTGCCGCTCGGGCTGCGGGTGCTGCACAAGGTCGAGGACATCGTCCGCGAGGAGATGGACGCCATCGGCGCCCAGGAGGTGCACTTCCCGGCGCTGCTGCCGCGGGAGCCGTACGAGCTGACCGACCGGTGGGTCGAGTACGGCCCGAACCTCTTCCGGCTCCAGGACCGCAAGGGCAACGACATGCTCCTCGGCCCGACCCACGAGGAGATGTTCACCCTGCTGGTGAAGGACCTCTACTCCTCGTACAAGGACCTGCCGCTGACCCTCTACCAGATCCAGACCAAGTACCGCGACGAGGCCCGGCCGCGCGCCGGTCTGCTGCGCGGCCGCGAGTTCGTGATGAAGGACTCGTACTCCTTCGACATCGACGACGCCGGCCTGCAGGCGGCGTACGACAAGCACCGCGCCGCCTACATCCGGATCTTCGACCGGCTCGGGCTGGACTACGCCATCGTCCAGGCGATGTCCGGGGCGATGGGCGGCTCGGCCTCCGAGGAGTTCCTCGCGGTCGCCGAGAACGGTGAGGACACCTTCGTCCGCTCGCCCGGCGGCTACGCGGCGAACGTCGAGGCGGTCCGGATCGGCAGCCCGGCCCCGCTGCCGTACGACGACGTGCCGGCCGCGCACGTCGAGGACACCCCGGCCTCGACCACCATCGACGCCCTGGTGCAGGTCGCCAACGACCTGCAGCGGCGCGCCGACCGGCCGTGGCACGGCGGCGACACCCTGAAGAACGTCGTGTTCATGCTGGAGTACCCCGACGGCACCAAGGAGCCGCTGGCGATCGGCCTGCCCGGTGACCGCGAGGTCGACGAGAAGCGCCTCGAGGCGCAGGTCGAGCCGGCCGTCGCGGTGCCGTTCGGCGAGGAGGACTTCGCGGCCTACCCGAGTCTGGTCAAGGGCTACATCGGCCCCGGCGTGCTGGGGGAGAAGAACGCCTCCGGCGTGAAGTACCTGACCGACCCCCGGGTCGTCGAGGGCACCCGCTGGATCACCGGCGCCGACGCCGATCAGCGCCACGTCTTCGACCTGGTCTGCGGGCGCGACTTCACCTCCGACGGCGTCATCGACGTCGCCGAGATCCGCGAGGGCGATGCCTCGCCGGACGGCTCCGGGCCGCTGCAGCTGGCCCGCGGCATCGAGATGGGCCACATCTTCCAGCTCGGCCGCAAGTACGCCGACGCGCTCGGGCTGAAGGTGCTCGACCAGAACGGCAAGCAGGTCACGGTGACCATGGGCTCGTACGGTGTCGGCGTCTCCCGGGCCGTCGCCGCGGTGGCCGAGCACACCTGCGACGACAAGGGCCTGTGCTGGCCCCGCGCCCTCGCCCCGTACGACGTGCAGGTGGTGGCCACCGGCAAGGGTGCCGAGATCGCCGCGTACGCCGCCGAGCTCGCCGGCGCGCTGGACGCCGCCGGGATCGCGGTGCTGCTCGACGACCGCAAGGCCTCCCCCGGAGTGAAGTTCGCCGACGCCGAGCTGCTCGGCATGCCGACCACCGTCGTGGTCGGCCGGGGCCTGGCGTCCGGCCTGGTGGAGCTGCGCGACCGCGCCACCGGAACCTCGGAGGAGGTGCCGGTCGCGGAGGTGGTGGATCGGGTCGTCGCGGCGGTCCGCGGCTGA